Part of the Kushneria marisflavi genome, GGTCTCCATCCCCTGCTTTACCAATCATCGATTGATCGAAAAACTGCTGTTCTGGCCACCGGCCGTGGCCCGAGGCCAGATCTATCGCTTCGTGACGCATGGATTTGTACATGCCAACGGCGCACATCTGTTTTTCAACATGTTCACGCTCTTTTTCTTTGGGCGAGCCATCGAACGCTTTTTTGTCTCTTACATTGGCGCGGCCGGGTTCATCGGGTTTTATCTGGGTGCGATTATCGTAGCCATTGTGCCCAGCTATCTGGCGCATCGTAATGATCCGAACTATCGAAGCCTGGGCGCCTCGGGCGCCGTCTCGGCGGTGCTGTTTGCCTTCATTCTGGCGGCGCCATGGACCACGCTTTACGTGCTGATCATTCCCGTACCGGCCATTGTCTTTGCCATTATCTACACGGCCTGGTCGATTTATGCCGGCCGCCGTGGCGGTGATAACGTCAATCACAGTGCGCACCTGTGGGGGGCTGCCTACGGAATCGTATTTGCGCTGCTGATGGAGCCGGCGCTGGGCCCTCGGTTTCTGGAGCAGATCGTGGCGTTCTAATCCACCGCTACCAGTGGCCATAACAAAAGGGCCCCTTGATGAAGGGGCCCTTTTTCATGGGAGGCTACTGCCAACGAGAGATCAGGGTTTTGGCTGCCAACCGGTCGGGTCTTCACCCGGCGTATTGGCGGCGGCCTTTTCAAGGCAGGACTGAATATGCTCCGCCACGGCTTCATACCCTTGAGTGGCCTGAATGGGTGAGGCACCGGCCCACGCGCCGATCGGAGTAAATTGATCACTGCCACCAGTGCCGGCCTCGCCGAGACGATCAAAATAGTAATAGTTGGCTTCAGGCAGAC contains:
- a CDS encoding rhomboid family intramembrane serine protease → MTLTLLLIVVTCAVSIPCFTNHRLIEKLLFWPPAVARGQIYRFVTHGFVHANGAHLFFNMFTLFFFGRAIERFFVSYIGAAGFIGFYLGAIIVAIVPSYLAHRNDPNYRSLGASGAVSAVLFAFILAAPWTTLYVLIIPVPAIVFAIIYTAWSIYAGRRGGDNVNHSAHLWGAAYGIVFALLMEPALGPRFLEQIVAF